The following proteins are encoded in a genomic region of Eriocheir sinensis breed Jianghai 21 unplaced genomic scaffold, ASM2467909v1 Scaffold218, whole genome shotgun sequence:
- the LOC126990871 gene encoding thyroid peroxidase-like isoform X1, translating into MLTNHPPPPPPPPPPPPPLPPPPQGQKVKERPIASTFYAPFNLYKRGKFDEVLEGMVSSHAQNEDMAISEAMTSKMFEDAKTGVGLDLAAQILQQGRDHGIAGYNRWRHLCGLPKAASFQGLSDVTAPENIKKLQGIYKHVDDVDLFTGGLAEKPNCGALVGPTFGCLIGRQFHHLRRGDRYWYEDDIPPSSFTKEQLYELCKTSLGRVICDSSDKLQHVQPKVMLEADSFLNAPMACQGKHIKGVDLKKWKTASPNFIIPDKMLQESIERARRDITNMRDSEWNLWEARGRKRRGVRT; encoded by the exons atgctaaccaaccatcctcctcctcctcctcctcctcctcctcctcctcctcctcttcctcccccgccaCAGGGTCAGAAGGTCAAGGAACGCCCCATTGCCAGCACCTTCTACGCACCCTTCAACCTTTACAAGCGAGGCAAGTTCGACGAGGTCCTTGAGGGGATGGTCAGCTCCCACGCCCAGAACGAGGACATGGCCATTTCCGAAGCCATGACCAGCAAGATGTTCGAGGACGCTAAGACTG gtgTTGGCCTGGACCTGGCGGCACAGATCCTGCAGCAGGGGCGTGACCACGGCATCGCTGGATACAACCGCTGGAGGCACCTCTGCGGCCTCCCGAAAGCTGCCTCCTTCCAAGGCCTGAGTGACGTCACTGCCCCGGAAAACATCAAGAAACTACAAGGGATTTATAA GCATGTGGATGATGTGGATCTCTTCACCGGTGGACTCGCGGAAAAGCCAAACTGTGGAGCGCTGGTCGGGCCCACGTTTGGCTGTTTGATTGGTCGCCAGTTCCACCACCTGAGGCGAGGCGATCGTTACTGGTATGAGGACGACATCCCGCCCTCCTCATTCACTAagg AACAACTTTACGAGCTCTGCAAGACCAGCCTGGGACGTGTGATCTGCGACAGCAGCGACAAGCTCCAGCACGTCCAGCCCAAGGTCATGCTGGAGGCTGATTCCTTCCT GAATGCCCCAATGGCCTGCCAGGGGAAGCATATCAAGGGTGTGgacctgaagaagtggaagaccgCCAGCCCCAACTTCATCATTCCCGACAAGATGCTTCAGGAGAGCATTGAGAGGGCCAGGCGCGACATCACCAACATGAGGGACTCCGAGTGGAACCTCTGGGAAGCAC GGGGTCGGAAGCGCAGGGGAGTGAGGACTTGA
- the LOC126990871 gene encoding thyroid peroxidase-like isoform X3, with amino-acid sequence MMPNTVAYFEDGQKVKERPIASTFYAPFNLYKRGKFDEVLEGMVSSHAQNEDMAISEAMTSKMFEDAKTGVGLDLAAQILQQGRDHGIAGYNRWRHLCGLPKAASFQGLSDVTAPENIKKLQGIYKHVDDVDLFTGGLAEKPNCGALVGPTFGCLIGRQFHHLRRGDRYWYEDDIPPSSFTKEQLYELCKTSLGRVICDSSDKLQHVQPKVMLEADSFLNAPMACQGKHIKGVDLKKWKTASPNFIIPDKMLQESIERARRDITNMRDSEWNLWEARGRKRRGVRT; translated from the exons ATGATGCCGAACACAGTGGCTTATTTTGAAGac GGTCAGAAGGTCAAGGAACGCCCCATTGCCAGCACCTTCTACGCACCCTTCAACCTTTACAAGCGAGGCAAGTTCGACGAGGTCCTTGAGGGGATGGTCAGCTCCCACGCCCAGAACGAGGACATGGCCATTTCCGAAGCCATGACCAGCAAGATGTTCGAGGACGCTAAGACTG gtgTTGGCCTGGACCTGGCGGCACAGATCCTGCAGCAGGGGCGTGACCACGGCATCGCTGGATACAACCGCTGGAGGCACCTCTGCGGCCTCCCGAAAGCTGCCTCCTTCCAAGGCCTGAGTGACGTCACTGCCCCGGAAAACATCAAGAAACTACAAGGGATTTATAA GCATGTGGATGATGTGGATCTCTTCACCGGTGGACTCGCGGAAAAGCCAAACTGTGGAGCGCTGGTCGGGCCCACGTTTGGCTGTTTGATTGGTCGCCAGTTCCACCACCTGAGGCGAGGCGATCGTTACTGGTATGAGGACGACATCCCGCCCTCCTCATTCACTAagg AACAACTTTACGAGCTCTGCAAGACCAGCCTGGGACGTGTGATCTGCGACAGCAGCGACAAGCTCCAGCACGTCCAGCCCAAGGTCATGCTGGAGGCTGATTCCTTCCT GAATGCCCCAATGGCCTGCCAGGGGAAGCATATCAAGGGTGTGgacctgaagaagtggaagaccgCCAGCCCCAACTTCATCATTCCCGACAAGATGCTTCAGGAGAGCATTGAGAGGGCCAGGCGCGACATCACCAACATGAGGGACTCCGAGTGGAACCTCTGGGAAGCAC GGGGTCGGAAGCGCAGGGGAGTGAGGACTTGA
- the LOC126990871 gene encoding thyroid peroxidase-like isoform X2, translated as MLTNHPPPPPPPPPPPPPLPPPPQGQKVKERPIASTFYAPFNLYKRGKFDEVLEGMVSSHAQNEDMAISEAMTSKMFEDAKTGVGLDLAAQILQQGRDHGIAGYNRWRHLCGLPKAASFQGLSDVTAPENIKKLQGIYKHVDDVDLFTGGLAEKPNCGALVGPTFGCLIGRQFHHLRRGDRYWYEDDIPPSSFTKEQLYELCKTSLGRVICDSSDKLQHVQPKVMLEADSFLNAPMACQGKHIKGVDLKKWKTASPNFIIPDKMLQESIERARRDITNMRDSEWNLWEARQAA; from the exons atgctaaccaaccatcctcctcctcctcctcctcctcctcctcctcctcctcctcttcctcccccgccaCAGGGTCAGAAGGTCAAGGAACGCCCCATTGCCAGCACCTTCTACGCACCCTTCAACCTTTACAAGCGAGGCAAGTTCGACGAGGTCCTTGAGGGGATGGTCAGCTCCCACGCCCAGAACGAGGACATGGCCATTTCCGAAGCCATGACCAGCAAGATGTTCGAGGACGCTAAGACTG gtgTTGGCCTGGACCTGGCGGCACAGATCCTGCAGCAGGGGCGTGACCACGGCATCGCTGGATACAACCGCTGGAGGCACCTCTGCGGCCTCCCGAAAGCTGCCTCCTTCCAAGGCCTGAGTGACGTCACTGCCCCGGAAAACATCAAGAAACTACAAGGGATTTATAA GCATGTGGATGATGTGGATCTCTTCACCGGTGGACTCGCGGAAAAGCCAAACTGTGGAGCGCTGGTCGGGCCCACGTTTGGCTGTTTGATTGGTCGCCAGTTCCACCACCTGAGGCGAGGCGATCGTTACTGGTATGAGGACGACATCCCGCCCTCCTCATTCACTAagg AACAACTTTACGAGCTCTGCAAGACCAGCCTGGGACGTGTGATCTGCGACAGCAGCGACAAGCTCCAGCACGTCCAGCCCAAGGTCATGCTGGAGGCTGATTCCTTCCT GAATGCCCCAATGGCCTGCCAGGGGAAGCATATCAAGGGTGTGgacctgaagaagtggaagaccgCCAGCCCCAACTTCATCATTCCCGACAAGATGCTTCAGGAGAGCATTGAGAGGGCCAGGCGCGACATCACCAACATGAGGGACTCCGAGTGGAACCTCTGGGAAGCAC GTCAGGCAGCATAA